From the genome of Zalophus californianus isolate mZalCal1 chromosome 6, mZalCal1.pri.v2, whole genome shotgun sequence, one region includes:
- the ERG28 gene encoding ergosterol biosynthetic protein 28 homolog isoform X1, translated as MSRFLNVLRSWLVMVSIIAMGNTLQSFRDHTFLYEKLYTGKPDLVNGLQARTFGIWTLLSSVIRCLCAIDIHNKTLYHITLWTFLLALGHFLSELFVFGTAAPTIGVLAPLMVASFSILGMLAGLRYLEVEPVSRQKKRN; from the exons ATGAGCCGTTTCTTGAACGTGTTACGAAGCTGGCTGGTTATGGTGTCCATCATAGCCATGGGGAACACACTGCAGAGCTTCCGAGACCACACCTTTCTCTATGAAAAGCTCTACACAGGCAAGCCAGATCTCG TGAATGGCCTCCAAGCTCGGACTTTTGGGATCTGGACGCTGCTGTCATCAGTGATTCGCTGCCTCTGTGCCATCGACATCCACAACAAGAC GCTGTACCACATCACACTCTGGACCTTCCTCCTCGCCCTGGGGCACTTCCTTTCTGAGTTGTTTGTCTTTGGGACCGCAGCTCCCACAATTGGCGTCCTGGCCCCCCTGATGGTGGCAA GTTTCTCAATCCTGGGTATGCTAGCTGGGCTCCGGTACCTAGAAGTAGAACCAGTATccagacagaagaagagaaactga